Below is a genomic region from Jiangella gansuensis DSM 44835.
AGGTCCGCGACACCGAGCACGTCGACCACCTGCTCATCGGCACGTCGCTGCCGTACCTCCTGCCGCGCGGCCTGCACGACCTCGAGGCCTGGAACGAGGCCACCGCAGCCGGCGCCTGGGGCCGCCGGTTCGCCGCCGCCGCGGAGACCCTGCGCCAGGCGGTGGATCTCGAGCACTGGGCGGCCTTCGGGACGTCGTTCCGGGCGATGGCCGACCTCGTCACCGAGGTGGCCACCGGGCCCGACGAGCGCCGGCCGCGCACCATCAGCTTCCTGTCCGGTGACGTCCACTACTCCTACGCGGCCGAACTGCGGTACCCCGGTCGCGGTGAGACCACCAGCCGGGTGCATCAACTCGTGTGTTCTCCGGTGCGCAACCCACTGAGCACCACCCTGCGCTACCTCAACGGCGCAGCGGCCTTCGCCGTCGCCCGCCTGGTGGGGTCGGCGCTGGTGAAGTTCGCCCGGGTACCGCGGTCGCCCGTCGCCTGGTCCATCGAGGCCGGCCCGCGCTTCGACAACGCCCTGGCCACCCTCGAACTCGCCGACGGCGCCGCCCGGGTCCGCTGGCACACCGGGCGGGTCGGCGACGACGGCGTGGCCACCCGCCGGGAGATCCTCGCTGCTGAACTCTGAGCAGGTCAGAGGCGGGTCAGGGCGGCGGTGCGATCACCCGGGCCGCGTGGTGCAGGACCGTCCACGACCGGTCGGCCTCGAGCATCGACAGCTCGCCGTCGGCGTTGACGGGGACCGGCTCGTCGGCCGTCACCGTCACGGCGTGCCCGCGCGCCTCGACGACGTCGTGGCGCTCCGGATGCCGGCCGCGGACCAACGCCACCGCGAAGCCCAGCCGGGCGCGCCAACCGGTCGAGAACGACACGACGACGTCGGCCTGCCCGTCGTCGGGGTGGGCGGACGGAGCCACCCGGGCACCCCCGCCGACGGTGACGCCGTTGCCGAGCGCCGCCATGAGAACCCGCCGTCCGCCGCCGGCCACGACCCGGCCGTCGACCGCCACCCGCAGCCGCCAGCCGCGTGCGGAGGCTCCTGCGACCGCGCTCCCCACCGGGTAGGCCAGCTTCCCCAGCCGCGGCTTGAGCGGGACCGCCCGTCGCCCGGCCTCGGCTCCCACGCCCAGGTGGACGGCGTTGACGACGACGCCGCCGGTGTCGTCGACCAGGACGTCCAGGTCGCTCGGCTGCCCGTCGAGCACCGCCTTGGCCGCCTCGGCCGGGTCCAGTGGCAGCCGCAGCGTCCGGGCCAGGTCGTTGCCGGTGCCCATGGGCACGATGCCGAACTCGAACGGACGCTCACGGGCACCCGCCTCGGCGCCGGAACCGCCCAGCCGGCCGAGCCGGTGCGCCGCCGCGATGAGCGCGTGCACGGAGCCGTCGCCGCCGAGGATCACCGGCAGCCGGTCGCCGAGCCCGCCCAGGACGGCGGCCAGCTCAGCCGGGTCGCGCGTCTCGGCGACTTCCACCCGCGCGCCGGAGCGCAGCACGTCCAGGGCAGAGCGCGTCGCGCCGTCGCCCGTGCCGCCGGCCCGGCCGTTGGTGATGACGAGCAGGTCCTTCACGCGCCCTCCACTCGGTGTCGGCTCCCATTCTGCCCGTGATCGCCGGGCCCAGGTGAGCCGGCCGGTTTCTGTCAGAACGGCCGGTTCCTGCAAGCCGAGCCAGGGGTGGGCGGCCGACCATGGCGCTCCCGATACCCGACCGAGGGAGGACCATGACCGTCGATCCCACGTCCGAACACCGGCCGGCCGCCACCCCGGCGGGCGACCTGCTCATGCGGGAGATCCCGGGTACCGGCGAGCGGCTTCCGGCACTCGGCCTGGGCATGTTCATGACGTTCGACGTGCTGCCGGGAGCGCCCCGAGCGCACCTGCGCGAGGTCGTCGAGCGGTACTGGACCGGCGGCGGGCGCGTCTTCGACGTGTCGCCGCTGTACGGCAACTCCGAGCACGTACCCGGCGACATCATGACCGACCTGGGCATCACCGACCAGGCGTTCATCGCCAACAAGCTCTGGACGACCGGGGACTTCCTGAGCGACCGCCGCGACGCCGAACGCGCGCTGGAGCGGTCGCTGAACAACCTGTGGCGCGAGCGCTTCGACCTGATGCAGGTGCACAGGCTCACCAACGCGGAGATGAACGTCGCCATCCTGCGCTCCTGGAAGGAGGCAGGCCGCATCCGCTACGTCGGCGTCACCCACCACGTCACGCACTACTTTCCGGCTCTGGAAGCGTGGATCCGCACCGGCAACGTCGACGTCGTGCAGGTGCGGTACTCGATCTTCCGCCGGGACGCCGAGCGCCGCGTCCTCCCGGCCGCGGCCGACCACAGCACGGCGGTCCTGGCGCACATGACGCTGGAGAAGGACCGGCTGCACCGTGTCGTGGGCAACCGGCCGTTGCCCCGGTTCGCCATCCGTGACCTCGGCTGCGACACGTGGGCCCAGTACTTCCTCAAGTACGTGCTGTCGCATCCGGCGGTCACCTGCGCGGTGGTGGCGACCCGCGACCCCGACCACATCGACGACGACCTCGGCGCCCTGACCGGTCCGCTGCCCGACGCCGAAACGCGCCGCGCCATGGTCGAGCACCTGGAACGGCTGCGCGGGTTCTCCGCCATCGACAGCGTCGGCTGGTACCCGGACAAGACATTCGACGGCCGGGTGCAATTGTCCGGCGGGGAACACCTGTTCGCCTGACTGCGCCCGGTGCCCTCGGCGGGAGCGATCAGGTGACCGATCACGCCGCATTGCCGCGTCGAGGTCAGCTGATCCTTTCGGGTCCACAAGCTGGAGACGATCAGGTGCCCGATTCGCGCCGCCCACGGGTGCGATCGTCATCTGATCGCCGCCACGGAACCGATCAGGTGACACACCGACGATCAGGTGGAGACCCAGCGGCACTCCGCGGTATCCGGCGGTGTCAGGCGCGACCGGTATCGTCGGGGCTGTCTCGCTTCGCCGCCCTGGAAGGAACACCGCGATGCCGCAAGTCGCGCTGGTCACCTGCGCCGAGCTACCCGACCTCGACCCTGACGACCAGCTGCTGTTGCCGCCGCTCGCGGCCCGCGGTGTCGAGGCCGTGCCGGCGGTGTGGGACGACCCGGCCGTCGACTGGGCCGGGTTCGACCTCGTCGTCGTGCGCAATCCATGGGACTACGCGCGCCGGCGCGACGAGTTCCTGGCGTGGGCGCGGTCGGTGCCCAGGCTGGCCAACCCGGTCAAGATCATCGAATGGAACACCGACAAGCGGTATCTGCGCGACCTCGCCACCGCCGGTGTCCCCGTCGTGCCCACCACCTGGCTGGAGCCGGGGGGCGTCGTCGAGCTTCCCGAGGCGGGGGAGTACGTCCTGAAGCCCGCGGTGAGTGCCGGGTCCGCCGACACCGGCCGGTACCGGCTCTCCGACCCGGCAGAGCGCCGGCTGGCCGAGGAGCTCGCGGCGCGGTTGCTCGGCCGGGGCGCCACCGTCATGCTCCAGCCGTATCTGAGCGCCGTCGACACCGCCGGGGAGACGGCGCTGCTGCACTTCGACGGCGTCTACAGCCACGCCATCCGCAAGGGCCCGATGCTCGACGGGCCGTACCGGGGCGACGACGGCGAGCTGTTCCGTGCCGAGCAGATCGACCCGCGGGTGCCGGCGGCGGCCGAGCGCGAGCTGGCCCGGGCGGCCCTCGACGTCGTCCCCGGGAGCCACCAGGACCTCCTGTACGCGCGGGTCGACGTCATCCCGGGAGCCGACGGCACGCCCGTGGTGCTGGAGGTGGAGCTGACCGAGCCGAGTGTGTTCCTCGCCCACGCCGACGGCGCGGCCGGACGGCTGGCGGACGCGATCGTGGCTCGCCTGTAGCGGGTAGCATCGGGCGCGTTCGTCAACCACCCCGTCACTTCCGAGGAGCAGTCGTGTCCGAACAGATCCGCATCGTCGTCGCCGGCAGCGAGCGACAGGTCGATGCGGGCACGACGGCGGCGGACCTGTTCGCCGACCAGTCCACGGTGATAGCCGCCCGGGTCGGCGACACGCTGGTCGACCTCGCCCGCGTGCTGGCCGACGGCGACGACGTCGAGCCTGTCGCCATCGACTCGCGCGACGGCCGCGACATCCTGCGCCACTCGACGGCCCATGTCATGGCCCAGGCCGTGCAGGAGCTGTACCCGCAGGCCAAGCTCGGCATCGGCCCGCCGGTCGAGAACGGCTTCTACTACGACTTCGACGTCGCCGAGCCGTTCACACCCGATGACCTGAAGAGCATCGAGAAGAAGATGCAGCAGATCGTCAAGGAGCGGCAGTCGTTCGTGCGCCGCCCGGTCAGCGACGACGACGCCCGCGCCGAGCTGGCCGGCGAGCCGTACAAGCTCGAGCTCATCGGCCTGAAGGGCGGCGGCGCGGAAGCGGCGGCGGAAGGCGCGTCGGCCGAGGTCGGCGCCGGCGAGCTGACCATCTACGACAACGTGAAGCCCGACGGGGAGCTGGCCTGGAAGGACCTCTGCCGCGGCCCGCACCTGCCGACCACCCGCGCCATCCCGGCGTTCAAGCTGATGCGCGTGGCCGCCGCGTACTGGCGGGGCAGCGAGAAGAACCCGCAGCTGCAGCGCATCTACGGCACCGCCTGGGAGAGCCGTGAGGCGCTCAAGGACTACCTCGACCGGCTGGCCGAGGCCGAGCGACGCGACCACCGCAAGCTGGGCCGCGAGCTCGACCTGTTCAGCTTCCCGGACGAGCTCGGCTCCGGCCTGCCGGTGTTCCACCCCAAGGGCGGCGTCATCAAGCGGGAGATGGAGGACTACGTCCGCCGCCGGCACCTGGAAGAGGGTTTCGAGTACGTCGGCACCCCGCACGTCTCCAAGCAGGGCCTGTTCGAGACCTCCGGGCACCTGCCGTACTACGCCGACGGCATGTTCCCGCCCATGGAACTGGAGGGCAGCTCCTACTACCTCAAGGCCATGAACTGCCCGATGCACAACCTCATCTACCGCTCGCGGGGCCGTTCGTACCGGGAGCTACCGCTGCGGCTGTTCGAGTTCGGCTCGGTGTACCGCTACGAGAAGTCCGGCGTGGTGCACGGCCTGACCCGGGTGCGGGGGATGACGCAGGACGACTCGCACTCCTACGTCACGCAGGAGCAGGCCGCCGACGAGATCAAACACCTGCTGGACTTCGTGCTCGGCCTGCTGAAGGACTTCGGGCTGGACGACTACTACCTCGAGCTGTCCACCCGCGACCCCGGCTCGGACAAGTTCATCGGCACCGACGAGCAGTGGGAGCAGGCGACCCGCACGCTCGAAGAGGTCGGGAAGGCGTCCGGCCTCGAGCTGGTGCCCGACCCGGGCGGCGCCGCCTATTACGGCCCCAAGATCTCGGTGCAGACCCGCGACGCCATCGGCCGCACCTGGCAGATGTCGACCATCCAGCTCGACTTCAACCAGCCGGCCCGGTTCGAGCTGGAGTACCAGGCCGCCGACGGGTCCCGGCAGCAGCCGGTCATGATCCACTCGGCGAAGTTCGGTTCCATCGAGCGGTTCATCGGCGTGCTGACCGAGCACTACGCCGGCGCGTTCCCGCCTTGGCTTGCCCCCGTCCAGGCGGTCGGCATCCCGATCGCCGACGAGCACGTGCCGCACCTGGAGAAGGTCGCTGCCGTGCTGGCCGAGCAGGGGGTGCGCGTCGAGGTCGACCGCTCCGACGACCGCATGCAGAAGAAGATCCGCACCGCGCAGAAGCAGAAGATCCCCTTCATGCTCATCGCCGGCGACGACGACGTCGCCAAGGACGCGGTCTCCTTCCGCTACCGCGACGGCAGCCAGAAGAACGGGGTACCCGTCCAGGAGGCCGTGGCCGAGATCGTCGACGCGGTACGCCGTCGCGTCCAGGTCTAAGGTCTGACGCCTGAATCCCCAGGTCAGGACATGCACATGCTAATGTATGTGCATGTCCATGACCCATCGCCTGCAGATCCTCCTGGACGAGGAGAGGCACCGGCGCGTCATCGCTGTAGCAGCGTCGCGACACGTCTCGGTGGCGACGGTCATCCGCGAGGCCATCGACCGCGGGCTGCCCACCACCGGGCGCCCGCGGGAAGAGGCGGCGTCTCGGTTCCTCGCGGCGGAGCCGATGGACGTTCCCGAGGTGGACGAGCTGCTGGACGAGCTCGACCAGCTACGGGGCCGGCGCGGGTGATCGTCGTCGACACGACGGTGCTCGTCTATGCGGTGGGCACCGAGCACCCGTATCGCGAACCATGCCGGTCGCTGGTCCAGGCGGTGCGCGACGGGCGGGTGCGCGCGACCACCACGGTGGAGGTCGTGCAGGAGTTCACACACGTCCGAGCGCGCCGCCGAGGGCGCGAGGACGCCGCGTCGCTGGCCCTGGACGTCGTCGACACGTTCTCACCGCTGCTGCGCGTCGACGAGAACGACCTACGCACCGGCATCGCGATCTACCGGAGCTCCGGCCGGCTGGGCAGTTTCGAGGCGATCCTGGCCGCGACCGCTGTGAACGCGGGCGCCGACGGCCTCGTCTCGGCGGACAAGGCGTTCGGAGACGTTGCCGGCCTCCGGCACGTCGTTCCGGACATCGACGCCGTGCAGGCCTTGATCGGAGGATGAGCGGTGCCCGAGACCGACCGCCTGGAGCGGCTATGGACGCCGTACCGGATGGCGTACATCAACCGTGAGCCCGGCAACGGGGTTGACGGCGACGGCTGCCCGCTCTGCGAGATCCCGACGCTGTCCGACGAGGACGGGCTGATCCTGCGGCGTGGGCGGACGGCCTACGCGGTGCTGAACCTGCACCCGTACAACCCCGGCCATCTCATGGTGGTTCCGTACCGGCACACCGGCGAGTTCGAGACGCTCACCGACGACGAGTCGCGCGAGCTCACCTCGATGACGCAGGAAGCCGTCCGGGCGGTCCGCGCCGCGTCCAGCCCGCACGGCTTCAACGTCGGCCTCAACCTCGGCGGCGTGGCCGGCGGTTCGCTGTCGGCCCACCTGCACCAGCACGTGGTACCGCGGTGGAACGGCGACGCCAACTTCATGACGGTGCTCGACAACACGAAGATCATGCCGCAGCTGCTGGCCGACACCCGGACGTTGCTCGCCGCCGCCTGGCCGCGCTGACCCGACCTCTGGCCGTGTTGACCCGACCTCTGGCCGCGCTGACCCGGCGCCGGCCGGGCGCCGGCGGCACCGATAAGGTCGGCCGCGATGAGCGACGCCGAACCGACGCCCCCGCCCAGCTCTTCCGGCTCCGAGCCCGCCGCCGCTGACCCGCCGCAGGTCGAGGACGAGCTGATCACCACCCAGCACGTCCTCGACACCCCGGACGGCCCGCTGCACTACACGGCCAAGGCTGGCCGGGTGGTCCTGTGGGAGGACAAGGTCGAGGACGGGGTGTGGAAGGGCCGCCGCCCCCGCGCCCAGGTCGGCCTGACGGCGTACACCCTCGACGACGCCGAACCCGGTAGCCGGCCGGTGACCTTCGCCTTCAACGGCGGGCCGGGCTCGGCGAGCGTGTGGCTGCACTTGGGCTTACTCGGCCCGCGCCGCGTCGTCATGGGCGACGTCGGCGCCCTGGCCCCGCCTCCTTACGCGCTCGCCGACAATCCGGAGTCCCTGCTCACCGTCAGCGATCTGGTGTTCATCGACCCGG
It encodes:
- a CDS encoding diacylglycerol/lipid kinase family protein codes for the protein MKDLLVITNGRAGGTGDGATRSALDVLRSGARVEVAETRDPAELAAVLGGLGDRLPVILGGDGSVHALIAAAHRLGRLGGSGAEAGARERPFEFGIVPMGTGNDLARTLRLPLDPAEAAKAVLDGQPSDLDVLVDDTGGVVVNAVHLGVGAEAGRRAVPLKPRLGKLAYPVGSAVAGASARGWRLRVAVDGRVVAGGGRRVLMAALGNGVTVGGGARVAPSAHPDDGQADVVVSFSTGWRARLGFAVALVRGRHPERHDVVEARGHAVTVTADEPVPVNADGELSMLEADRSWTVLHHAARVIAPPP
- a CDS encoding aldo/keto reductase; protein product: MTVDPTSEHRPAATPAGDLLMREIPGTGERLPALGLGMFMTFDVLPGAPRAHLREVVERYWTGGGRVFDVSPLYGNSEHVPGDIMTDLGITDQAFIANKLWTTGDFLSDRRDAERALERSLNNLWRERFDLMQVHRLTNAEMNVAILRSWKEAGRIRYVGVTHHVTHYFPALEAWIRTGNVDVVQVRYSIFRRDAERRVLPAAADHSTAVLAHMTLEKDRLHRVVGNRPLPRFAIRDLGCDTWAQYFLKYVLSHPAVTCAVVATRDPDHIDDDLGALTGPLPDAETRRAMVEHLERLRGFSAIDSVGWYPDKTFDGRVQLSGGEHLFA
- a CDS encoding ATP-grasp domain-containing protein is translated as MPQVALVTCAELPDLDPDDQLLLPPLAARGVEAVPAVWDDPAVDWAGFDLVVVRNPWDYARRRDEFLAWARSVPRLANPVKIIEWNTDKRYLRDLATAGVPVVPTTWLEPGGVVELPEAGEYVLKPAVSAGSADTGRYRLSDPAERRLAEELAARLLGRGATVMLQPYLSAVDTAGETALLHFDGVYSHAIRKGPMLDGPYRGDDGELFRAEQIDPRVPAAAERELARAALDVVPGSHQDLLYARVDVIPGADGTPVVLEVELTEPSVFLAHADGAAGRLADAIVARL
- the thrS gene encoding threonine--tRNA ligase, translated to MSEQIRIVVAGSERQVDAGTTAADLFADQSTVIAARVGDTLVDLARVLADGDDVEPVAIDSRDGRDILRHSTAHVMAQAVQELYPQAKLGIGPPVENGFYYDFDVAEPFTPDDLKSIEKKMQQIVKERQSFVRRPVSDDDARAELAGEPYKLELIGLKGGGAEAAAEGASAEVGAGELTIYDNVKPDGELAWKDLCRGPHLPTTRAIPAFKLMRVAAAYWRGSEKNPQLQRIYGTAWESREALKDYLDRLAEAERRDHRKLGRELDLFSFPDELGSGLPVFHPKGGVIKREMEDYVRRRHLEEGFEYVGTPHVSKQGLFETSGHLPYYADGMFPPMELEGSSYYLKAMNCPMHNLIYRSRGRSYRELPLRLFEFGSVYRYEKSGVVHGLTRVRGMTQDDSHSYVTQEQAADEIKHLLDFVLGLLKDFGLDDYYLELSTRDPGSDKFIGTDEQWEQATRTLEEVGKASGLELVPDPGGAAYYGPKISVQTRDAIGRTWQMSTIQLDFNQPARFELEYQAADGSRQQPVMIHSAKFGSIERFIGVLTEHYAGAFPPWLAPVQAVGIPIADEHVPHLEKVAAVLAEQGVRVEVDRSDDRMQKKIRTAQKQKIPFMLIAGDDDVAKDAVSFRYRDGSQKNGVPVQEAVAEIVDAVRRRVQV
- a CDS encoding type II toxin-antitoxin system VapC family toxin, with amino-acid sequence MIVVDTTVLVYAVGTEHPYREPCRSLVQAVRDGRVRATTTVEVVQEFTHVRARRRGREDAASLALDVVDTFSPLLRVDENDLRTGIAIYRSSGRLGSFEAILAATAVNAGADGLVSADKAFGDVAGLRHVVPDIDAVQALIGG
- a CDS encoding HIT family protein; this translates as MPETDRLERLWTPYRMAYINREPGNGVDGDGCPLCEIPTLSDEDGLILRRGRTAYAVLNLHPYNPGHLMVVPYRHTGEFETLTDDESRELTSMTQEAVRAVRAASSPHGFNVGLNLGGVAGGSLSAHLHQHVVPRWNGDANFMTVLDNTKIMPQLLADTRTLLAAAWPR